The Pyxidicoccus trucidator genome includes a window with the following:
- a CDS encoding IS701 family transposase has product MNAAAVQRLERYFQRIGDVLGEESRRGSFALYAMGLLGDGERKSVEPIAARACPDPGRVDAMHQRLLHFAVDSKWSDRDVRRAAAQYALEAMTRREPVDAWIVDDTGFLKQGKHSVGVQRQYTGSAGKITNCQIGVSLSVATRTEHLPLDFELYLPDRWANDEARRREARIPPDVPFKTKPQLALQMIDRAVQDGVPPGVVLGDTAYGTSSKFRAHLRSLGLHYAVAVAPQTAVCLLDEKGRPRGDARSVSDLALRLHEREGFRRCSWRKGTQEDLSACFALRRVIAAGVPQREQEPLWLLIEWRDDEPEPANYFLVSLPELRTKKQLIRLVMQRWRTERVYEDLKGELGLDHYEGRRFPGWHHYVSVALCCYAFLVAERARRFPPSARGTAEAHTQPLQA; this is encoded by the coding sequence ATGAATGCCGCTGCCGTGCAGCGGCTTGAGAGGTACTTCCAGCGAATCGGCGACGTGCTCGGCGAGGAGAGCCGACGTGGCTCGTTCGCCCTCTATGCCATGGGCCTGCTGGGAGACGGAGAGCGCAAGAGCGTCGAGCCCATCGCCGCCCGCGCATGCCCGGACCCCGGACGGGTGGATGCCATGCACCAACGGCTGTTGCACTTCGCTGTGGACTCGAAGTGGAGCGACCGGGACGTGCGGCGGGCGGCGGCGCAGTACGCGCTGGAGGCGATGACCCGGCGAGAGCCGGTGGACGCCTGGATTGTGGATGACACGGGCTTCCTCAAGCAGGGCAAGCACTCGGTGGGCGTGCAGCGGCAGTACACCGGCTCGGCGGGCAAAATCACGAACTGCCAGATTGGCGTCAGCCTCAGTGTCGCCACTCGCACCGAGCACCTGCCCCTCGACTTCGAACTGTACCTGCCCGACAGATGGGCCAACGACGAGGCTCGCCGCCGCGAGGCCCGAATCCCTCCCGACGTCCCCTTCAAGACCAAACCCCAACTGGCACTGCAAATGATTGACCGGGCCGTGCAGGACGGTGTCCCTCCGGGCGTTGTCTTGGGGGACACCGCCTATGGCACGTCCAGTAAGTTCCGCGCGCACCTGCGCTCGCTGGGCTTGCATTACGCGGTCGCGGTGGCCCCCCAGACCGCCGTCTGCCTGTTGGATGAAAAGGGGCGCCCCCGAGGTGACGCGCGGAGCGTTTCGGACCTGGCCCTGCGCCTTCATGAGCGGGAAGGCTTCCGACGGTGCTCCTGGCGCAAGGGCACCCAGGAGGACTTGTCGGCATGTTTTGCCCTGCGTCGAGTCATCGCCGCGGGCGTGCCCCAGCGCGAGCAGGAGCCGCTGTGGCTGCTCATCGAGTGGCGGGACGATGAGCCCGAGCCCGCCAATTACTTCCTCGTTTCCCTGCCAGAGCTCAGAACGAAGAAGCAGCTCATCCGCCTGGTGATGCAGCGCTGGAGAACCGAGCGCGTCTACGAGGACCTCAAGGGCGAACTGGGGCTGGACCATTACGAAGGCCGCCGCTTCCCTGGCTGGCATCACTACGTCTCGGTGGCCCTGTGCTGCTACGCGTTCCTCGTGGCGGAACGCGCGCGGCGTTTTCCCCCCTCGGCACGAGGGACGGCTGAAGCCCACACGCAGCCGCTCCAGGCCTGA
- a CDS encoding type II toxin-antitoxin system VapC family toxin, protein MIDLSGLPHRIMFDSSVLTRTRANSTAPHSELCQELFRELLRSGRHILIPAVALAEYMRRPPHDQPKRHSRVEVVAFDQDAAVDLATKLPNWPVIKMHTGTSRTVAKYDEMILASAIRHNAELLLCMDTDLIEAAKLCKVPVLDPTTLPHQESMIDVLMNPAASAASPPTAVKAPAAKKTTSGT, encoded by the coding sequence ATGATTGACCTGAGCGGACTGCCGCATCGCATCATGTTCGACTCGTCCGTGCTAACACGCACCCGAGCGAACTCGACGGCCCCTCATTCTGAGCTTTGTCAGGAGCTCTTCAGGGAACTGCTTCGCTCAGGGCGGCACATTCTGATTCCCGCAGTCGCGCTAGCTGAGTACATGCGCAGGCCGCCACACGACCAGCCCAAGCGTCACTCGCGGGTAGAGGTGGTCGCATTTGACCAGGATGCGGCCGTCGATCTCGCGACCAAGCTGCCGAACTGGCCTGTCATCAAGATGCACACGGGCACGTCCCGCACCGTCGCCAAGTACGATGAAATGATCCTGGCGTCCGCAATTCGTCACAACGCGGAACTCCTTCTGTGCATGGATACGGATCTGATTGAAGCTGCGAAGCTCTGTAAAGTGCCCGTGCTGGATCCAACGACCCTACCTCACCAAGAGTCGATGATAGACGTGCTAATGAATCCAGCGGCGTCGGCAGCAAGTCCTCCAACAGCGGTCAAGGCACCCGCCGCCAAGAAGACGACCAGCGGCACGTGA
- a CDS encoding alpha/beta fold hydrolase: MRKESWLLLAVLLLGGIQAQAQEAPGPNCRAEAVKVIADLRKIVAPEGLERTEKLRIGGIDQWVSVRSRDPRNPVLLVLHGGPGWVAMPTSWYVAHGWDEFFTVIQWDQRGAGKTYGANDAATVAPTLTVDRMHADAAEVVQWARKTFRKEKVFVLGHSWGSILGLTLAAKHPEWLHAYIGVGQGIDAMESERRGWAWAMEQARAAKNEEAIRDLNSIAPYAAGKEPVPLKDIMVQRRWLNFFGGAAWRRPDASFEGAAMALSPEYTDEEVRQVWKAEELSVERLLSAILTTDLSQVKRLKTPLLLFLGRHDYNVSATVAAEWFAGVKAPSKQLVWFEQSAHELMAEEPGKVLLSLVRHARPIAERVGDAAPASSK; the protein is encoded by the coding sequence GTGCGCAAAGAATCGTGGCTGCTGCTGGCGGTGCTGCTGCTGGGAGGCATTCAGGCACAGGCGCAGGAGGCGCCGGGCCCCAATTGCCGGGCCGAGGCCGTCAAGGTCATCGCGGACCTCCGAAAAATCGTGGCGCCCGAGGGATTGGAGCGCACGGAGAAGCTCCGCATCGGCGGCATCGACCAATGGGTCTCGGTTCGCAGCCGAGACCCGCGCAATCCGGTGCTGCTCGTGCTCCATGGCGGCCCCGGCTGGGTGGCCATGCCGACGAGTTGGTATGTCGCGCACGGCTGGGACGAGTTCTTCACCGTCATCCAGTGGGACCAGCGCGGCGCGGGCAAGACTTATGGCGCGAACGACGCGGCCACGGTCGCCCCCACGCTCACGGTCGACCGGATGCACGCCGATGCCGCGGAGGTCGTCCAATGGGCGCGCAAGACGTTCCGCAAGGAGAAGGTCTTCGTCCTCGGCCATAGCTGGGGCAGCATCCTCGGGCTCACCCTCGCGGCGAAGCACCCCGAATGGCTCCACGCCTACATCGGCGTGGGCCAGGGCATCGACGCGATGGAGAGCGAACGGCGCGGCTGGGCCTGGGCGATGGAACAGGCTCGCGCGGCGAAGAACGAAGAGGCCATCCGCGACCTCAACTCGATTGCGCCCTATGCCGCCGGCAAGGAGCCGGTTCCGCTGAAGGACATCATGGTGCAGCGCCGCTGGCTCAACTTCTTCGGGGGTGCCGCCTGGCGCCGTCCCGATGCGAGCTTCGAGGGCGCAGCGATGGCGCTGTCGCCCGAATACACCGACGAGGAGGTGCGCCAGGTCTGGAAGGCGGAGGAGCTCTCGGTCGAGAGGCTTCTTTCCGCGATACTGACGACGGACCTGTCGCAGGTGAAGCGGCTGAAGACGCCGCTGCTCCTGTTCCTCGGACGCCACGACTACAATGTCTCGGCGACGGTCGCCGCCGAATGGTTCGCGGGCGTCAAGGCGCCGTCGAAGCAGCTCGTCTGGTTCGAGCAGTCGGCGCACGAGCTGATGGCCGAGGAGCCGGGCAAGGTGCTGCTCTCACTCGTCCGCCATGCCCGTCCGATTGCCGAGCGCGTCGGCGATGCCGCGCCCGCCAGCTCCAAATAG